One region of Chloroflexota bacterium genomic DNA includes:
- a CDS encoding FAD/NAD(P)-binding oxidoreductase produces MHQGKPMQTYDIAIIGAGAVGTAIARELARYQTRVVLLEAKADVGMGTTKANTAIWHTGFDATPGTLEARLLRRSYALLEEYVEQAGIPTERLGGLLVAWTEEQFHTLPRLLERAHTNGVTDVRIISAEEVYRLEPQLNQGAWGGLLVPGESLICPFTLPIAYATEAVLNGVTLKLNFPVQQIGQDEEGAHLVTGPGGETIKARYLVNAAGLYSDEINRMLGHHDFTVTPRRGELIVFDKFARRLINHVILPVPTARTKGVLISPTVYGNILLGPTAEDLDDKTNTATSETGLQSLLEKGRAILPQLLHEEVTATYAGLRAATEHKDYQIRLHAEQRYVCVGGIRSTGVSASLGIAEYVAELLAEAGLTLQPKAEFKTYRMPNIGEARPRPYQQGKRIAQNPNYGRIVCHCEKVTLGEILDAIHSPIPARTLDGLRRRTRAMQGRCQGFNCRATIVDILAKETGQDPRFLLALDGQDPPMPFTLPQPDHAAEEHA; encoded by the coding sequence ATGCATCAAGGAAAACCTATGCAGACTTACGACATTGCCATTATTGGCGCGGGCGCAGTGGGCACCGCCATTGCCCGCGAACTCGCCCGCTACCAAACCCGCGTGGTATTACTGGAAGCCAAAGCCGACGTGGGCATGGGCACCACCAAAGCCAACACGGCAATCTGGCACACTGGCTTCGACGCTACGCCTGGCACGCTGGAAGCCCGCCTGCTGCGGCGCTCTTACGCCTTGCTGGAAGAGTACGTCGAGCAAGCGGGCATTCCCACCGAGCGCCTGGGCGGCCTGCTGGTTGCCTGGACGGAAGAGCAGTTTCATACGCTGCCACGCCTGCTGGAACGCGCCCACACCAACGGCGTGACCGATGTGCGCATCATCTCTGCCGAAGAAGTCTACCGCCTGGAGCCGCAACTCAACCAGGGGGCGTGGGGCGGGTTGCTGGTGCCGGGGGAATCGCTCATTTGTCCCTTCACCTTACCCATCGCCTACGCTACCGAAGCGGTGCTCAACGGCGTGACCCTGAAACTCAACTTCCCGGTGCAGCAGATTGGGCAAGATGAGGAAGGCGCCCACCTGGTCACCGGGCCGGGCGGCGAAACCATCAAAGCACGCTACCTGGTCAACGCCGCGGGGCTGTATTCCGACGAAATCAACCGCATGTTAGGGCACCACGACTTTACCGTCACCCCCCGGCGCGGGGAACTCATCGTCTTCGACAAATTCGCCCGCCGCCTGATCAACCACGTCATCCTGCCCGTGCCCACCGCCCGCACCAAAGGCGTGCTCATCAGCCCCACAGTGTACGGCAACATCCTCCTTGGCCCCACCGCGGAAGACCTGGACGACAAAACCAACACCGCCACCAGCGAAACGGGCCTGCAAAGCCTGCTGGAAAAGGGGCGCGCCATCTTGCCACAATTGCTGCACGAAGAGGTCACAGCGACCTACGCGGGCCTGCGCGCGGCCACCGAGCACAAAGATTACCAGATCCGCCTGCACGCTGAGCAGCGGTATGTGTGCGTGGGCGGCATCCGCTCCACCGGTGTGTCGGCTTCCCTGGGCATTGCAGAATACGTGGCCGAATTACTGGCCGAAGCCGGGCTCACCTTGCAGCCCAAGGCGGAATTCAAAACCTACCGCATGCCCAACATCGGCGAAGCCCGCCCCCGCCCTTACCAACAAGGCAAGCGCATTGCCCAAAACCCCAATTACGGCCGCATCGTCTGCCACTGCGAAAAAGTCACCCTGGGCGAAATCCTCGACGCCATCCACAGCCCTATCCCCGCCCGCACCTTAGACGGCCTGCGCCGCCGTACCCGCGCCATGCAAGGGCGCTGCCAGGGCTTCAACTGCCGCGCCACCATTGTAGACATCCTGGCAAAGGAAACCGGTCAAGACCCCCGCTTTTTGCTCGCGCTGGACGGCCAGGACCCGCCAATGCCTTTCACCCTTCCCCAACCCGACCACGCCGCGGAGGAACACGCATGA
- a CDS encoding phosphodiesterase gives MLIAQISDTHLAPPGQRTFGIAPTAEYLARCVCHINALEPQPDLVLHTGDVTNNGDLEASKHAAKILHALKAPLAIVPGNHDRRDTLAAAFGPTICPQGPDGLIQHDIRLNGLRLLGLDTVVPDAPGGAFDEARAAWLEARLQEDPATPTVLFMHHPPARFGVIETDLDGFAGRERLAEILARHSQIFRIVAGHIHLASFTEWQGTTISTAPSTGMRLYLDLTLRRSAYILDAPAYQIHLWLPEEGRLVTHTVRVLAEEPLHPFAPEHR, from the coding sequence ATGCTCATTGCCCAAATCAGCGACACCCACCTTGCGCCGCCGGGTCAACGCACCTTTGGCATTGCGCCGACGGCGGAATACCTGGCGCGCTGTGTCTGCCACATCAATGCGCTGGAACCCCAGCCCGACCTGGTGCTGCACACAGGCGACGTCACCAACAACGGCGATTTGGAAGCCTCCAAACACGCGGCCAAGATTCTGCACGCCCTGAAAGCCCCGCTGGCCATCGTTCCTGGCAACCACGATCGCCGCGACACCCTCGCGGCTGCCTTCGGCCCCACCATTTGCCCGCAAGGCCCGGATGGCCTCATCCAGCACGACATTCGCCTGAACGGCCTGCGCCTGCTGGGGCTGGATACCGTCGTGCCCGACGCGCCGGGCGGCGCCTTCGACGAAGCGCGGGCCGCCTGGTTAGAAGCCCGCCTGCAGGAAGACCCCGCCACGCCCACCGTGCTGTTCATGCACCATCCGCCGGCGCGCTTCGGCGTCATCGAAACCGACCTCGACGGCTTCGCGGGGCGCGAGCGCCTGGCCGAGATTCTCGCCCGGCATTCCCAAATCTTCCGCATCGTCGCCGGCCACATTCATCTGGCTTCCTTCACCGAATGGCAGGGCACCACCATCAGCACCGCCCCCAGCACCGGGATGCGCCTTTACCTTGATCTCACCCTGCGCCGCTCGGCCTACATTCTCGACGCGCCTGCCTACCAGATTCACCTCTGGCTTCCCGAAGAAGGCCGCCTGGTCACCCACACCGTGCGGGTGCTGGCCGAGGAACCGCTGCATCCCTTTGCCCCAGAACACCGCTGA
- a CDS encoding ABC transporter permease, with the protein MSASAKRRGLWLLLIPMLLWIGLLFILPHIKLFYLSFVSRRGGEFTLANYLYFFKNPLYCRIFIRTAVFSTLVTFLTLLVSFPLAFIITKVAGKRLKAMLLLAVILPYWVSELIQAFTWMVLLRESGVISYLLQRLGIIHHPIEFLYHDYTIALGLVYTSLLFMTIPIMNSLDTLDDSLIEAAYDLGANFWSTLREIIIPHAAPGIMVGSIMTFMLNLGNYVTVTLLGGKNSLWFTEIIYNQFIIRFNQNKGSAFSVILLTFSVVFVWIVLKVTKQDLSEAM; encoded by the coding sequence ATGAGCGCATCGGCCAAACGCCGCGGGCTGTGGTTGTTGCTCATTCCCATGCTTTTGTGGATTGGGCTGCTCTTCATCTTGCCGCACATCAAACTGTTTTACCTTTCCTTCGTCAGCCGGCGCGGCGGCGAATTCACCCTCGCCAACTACCTCTATTTCTTCAAAAACCCGCTTTACTGCAGAATTTTCATCCGCACCGCTGTTTTTTCCACCCTGGTCACTTTTCTCACCCTTCTCGTTTCCTTCCCGCTGGCCTTTATCATCACCAAAGTCGCGGGGAAACGTCTCAAAGCCATGCTGCTGCTGGCCGTCATTTTGCCTTACTGGGTCTCAGAACTCATTCAGGCCTTCACGTGGATGGTCTTGTTGCGTGAAAGCGGCGTGATCAGTTACCTCTTGCAACGCCTGGGCATCATCCACCACCCCATCGAATTCCTGTACCACGATTACACCATTGCCCTCGGCCTGGTTTACACCTCTTTGCTCTTCATGACCATTCCCATCATGAACTCGCTGGATACGCTGGACGACAGCCTCATCGAAGCCGCGTATGACCTCGGTGCCAATTTCTGGTCCACCCTGCGGGAAATCATCATTCCCCACGCAGCGCCCGGCATCATGGTGGGCAGCATCATGACTTTTATGCTCAACCTGGGCAACTATGTCACCGTCACGCTGTTGGGCGGCAAAAACAGCCTTTGGTTTACCGAGATCATCTACAATCAGTTCATCATCCGCTTCAACCAAAACAAAGGCTCCGCGTTCAGCGTCATTTTGCTCACCTTCTCGGTCGTTTTCGTGTGGATTGTGCTCAAGGTCACCAAACAAGATCTCTCGGAGGCCATGTGA
- a CDS encoding GntR family transcriptional regulator → MSADETAPVPRYRQVAEQLAKEITEGALPADARIASERELAERFGISRMTARAAINILVRRGLITRRSGARAHVAPPKIRFDLSSPEGLYRQLEHAGIKPGARVITAEKLPCEALEPKICQALRLQDADEVYHVVRLRTADDEPITVENSYFPAALFPDLLDFHLTGSIYGILKKYFDVTPARAVQELEISLLDAEWAQIMGVPVDLPTLEIRRVAFTTEGVPFEYAYDIYRGDRILFTARTVTDNENTPPAWQPALDSLSGLG, encoded by the coding sequence ATGTCCGCAGACGAAACCGCTCCCGTCCCTCGCTATCGCCAAGTGGCGGAACAACTGGCTAAAGAAATCACCGAGGGGGCGCTGCCCGCCGACGCTCGCATTGCTTCTGAGCGGGAACTCGCTGAACGCTTCGGCATTTCACGGATGACCGCGCGAGCAGCAATCAACATCCTTGTCCGCCGCGGTCTGATTACCCGCCGCAGCGGCGCGCGCGCCCACGTGGCCCCGCCCAAAATCCGCTTCGACCTGAGTTCCCCCGAGGGCCTTTACCGCCAGTTGGAACACGCCGGCATCAAGCCCGGGGCGCGCGTCATTACCGCCGAAAAACTTCCCTGCGAGGCGCTGGAACCCAAAATCTGCCAGGCCCTTCGCCTGCAAGATGCCGACGAGGTATATCACGTCGTGCGCCTGCGCACAGCCGACGACGAACCCATCACGGTGGAAAACTCTTACTTCCCTGCCGCGCTCTTCCCCGACCTGCTCGACTTCCACCTGACCGGCTCCATCTACGGCATTTTGAAGAAGTATTTCGACGTCACCCCCGCGCGGGCAGTGCAGGAATTGGAAATTTCGCTGCTGGATGCCGAATGGGCGCAAATCATGGGCGTTCCCGTCGACCTCCCCACCCTGGAAATTCGCCGCGTGGCTTTCACCACAGAAGGCGTGCCTTTTGAATACGCCTACGACATTTACCGCGGCGACCGCATCCTCTTCACTGCTCGCACGGTGACCGACAACGAGAATACCCCTCCGGCCTGGCAACCAGCCCTGGACAGCCTGTCCGGCCTGGGGTAA
- a CDS encoding ABC transporter permease: MFRREGFTLSKVLFYFYAVLALIFTLGPLVIVTILAFNNNPSASFPWQGFTLDWFKSSTPDRVGLFNDARMLNAIVVSIKVAVVVTFLSILLGINNAFLFTRHKFRGQNALYLLMLGPLVVPGVVLGTSILAFSYGIANGLDKIFGAGAGTFLRPGFWLVVFGQISFVATTTSMVIAARLKRFDLSLEEAAMDLGASHPEAIRLVTLPFLSPAVVGAAIIAFLFSFENFNTTYFLSGSDPTVPILLYSRLRFGITPEINAVSVLLMVVTGILGFIAFAFQKEDNVA, encoded by the coding sequence ATGTTTCGACGAGAGGGCTTTACACTCAGCAAAGTTTTGTTTTATTTCTACGCGGTGCTCGCCCTGATATTCACCTTAGGGCCGCTGGTTATCGTGACCATTCTGGCCTTCAACAACAACCCCAGCGCCTCTTTCCCGTGGCAGGGCTTTACGCTGGACTGGTTCAAATCGAGCACGCCTGACCGCGTGGGGTTGTTCAACGACGCACGCATGTTGAATGCCATTGTGGTCAGCATCAAAGTCGCGGTGGTGGTGACCTTCCTTTCCATCCTCCTGGGCATCAACAACGCCTTCCTCTTCACCCGCCACAAGTTTCGTGGGCAAAACGCCCTTTACCTGCTAATGCTGGGGCCGCTGGTCGTGCCCGGGGTGGTGCTGGGCACCTCCATTCTTGCTTTCTCTTACGGCATCGCCAACGGGCTCGACAAAATTTTCGGCGCGGGTGCGGGCACGTTCCTGCGGCCGGGTTTTTGGCTGGTGGTGTTTGGGCAAATCAGTTTCGTGGCAACCACAACCTCCATGGTCATTGCCGCGCGCCTCAAACGCTTCGACCTCTCGCTGGAAGAAGCCGCGATGGACCTTGGCGCCAGCCACCCCGAAGCCATCCGTCTGGTGACGCTACCTTTCCTCTCCCCGGCAGTCGTCGGCGCGGCCATCATCGCCTTCCTGTTCTCCTTCGAGAACTTCAACACCACCTACTTCCTGAGCGGCTCTGACCCCACGGTGCCCATTTTGCTCTACTCACGCCTGCGCTTCGGCATCACGCCGGAAATCAACGCCGTGAGCGTGCTGCTCATGGTCGTCACCGGCATCCTGGGCTTCATTGCCTTTGCCTTCCAGAAAGAGGATAACGTCGCCTGA